Proteins encoded together in one Papaver somniferum cultivar HN1 unplaced genomic scaffold, ASM357369v1 unplaced-scaffold_21, whole genome shotgun sequence window:
- the LOC113340216 gene encoding MLP-like protein 43, whose translation MAQIHKLQGELILESHADKLYTMMTRDAPSLPKYVPQLVHKCQVLPEDGEIRLGSIFVWDYVIDTSTVRTKDRITAVDHKNMSITYTVFEGHLSVDYPSFDITLDVTPIQRGGGSKSKVNWSIKYEKENEQVPPPTSFAKFFEAFFRELDAKLFETTL comes from the exons ATGGCTCAAATTCATAAGCTTCAAGGTGAACTCATACTCGAAAGTCATGCTGATAAGTTATACACCATGATGACTCGTGATGCACCTAGTCTTCCAAAATACGTTCCTCAATTAGTCCACAAGTGTCAAGTTCTCCCGGAAGATGGTGAAATTCGTCTGGGTAGTATTTTTGTTTGGGACTACGTAATAG ACACGTCTACTGTCAGGACGAAGGACAGGATAACTGCAGTGGATCATAAAAATATGTCAATAACTTACACAGTCTTTGAAGGACACCTTTCAGTCGATTACCCAAGTTTTGATATCACACTTGATGTTACTCCAATCCAGAGGGGAGGAGGTAGTAAAAGCAAGGTGAACTGGTCAATCAAGTATGAGAAAGAGAATGAACAAGTTCCTCCGCCAACTTCCTTCGCGAAGTTTTTTGAAGCATTTTTCAGAGAATTGGATGCCAAGTTGTTCGAGACAACCCTTTGA
- the LOC113339655 gene encoding uncharacterized protein LOC113339655, with protein MLNGIVARHSPPMRNDAAEKNGTFLRSAGCVGSRLLKFKYVSTTTSSLCWTAGASTVVSDQEHEPIRIWILTCRCFLTVGILLGSWWAHHELGWGGWWFRDPVENASFMPRVLATACIHSVILPLLNSWALLLNIVTLLSCVLGTSSIRSGLLASVHSFATDDTRGLFLWRFFLLMTGISIILFSHMKQQASFHRTNQKEMVVARERGGR; from the coding sequence ATGTTGAATGGGATTGTGGCACGTCACTCGCCGCCAATGCGGAATGATGCCGCCGAAAAGAATGGAACCTTTCTTCGCTCTGCTGGATGCGTCGGATCCCGACTCCTGAAATTCAAATATGTAAGCACCACTACTTCGTCTCTTTGTTGGACCGCCGGCGCGAGCACAGTGGTTTCTGACCAGGAACATGAACCTATTCGAATTTGGATCTTGACATGTCGGTGCTTTTTAACCGTAGGCATCTTGCTAGGAAGTTGGTGGGCTCATCATGAATTAGGTTGGGGTGGCTGGTGGTTTCGGGATCCCGTAGAAAATGCTTCTTTTATGCCTCGGGTATTAGCCACAGCTTGTATTCATTCAGTCATTCTACCACTTCTGAATTCTTGGGCCTTGCTTCTGAATATTGTCACTCTTCTATCCTGTGTCTTAGGAACCTCTTCAATACGGTCCGGGTTGCTAGCTTCCGTTCATAGTTTTGCGACAGATGATACACGAGGACTCTTTCTCTGGCGCTTCTTCCTTCTAATGACCGGCATATCTATTATTCTTTTCTCCCATATGAAGCAGCAGGCATCGTTCCATAGAACCAATCAAAAAGAGATGGTTGTGGCGCGAGAACGAGGCGGTAGATAA